The Tribolium castaneum strain GA2 chromosome 3, icTriCast1.1, whole genome shotgun sequence sequence aatttgcCTCCGTTTTCTTTCCTTATACTAGAATTATTTCACGAAAATCTTCTACAGATGATACATTTTTCCTCTAAAACATTTGGTCAAAATATTGCTTTTGTCAttcttaaaaatgtaaaaaaactaaataatttctaccacatttttgattatattataatacacgaaaaaattttataaaaacgtgGATTTGacgtttttgcaaataaaaaaaacattttttcttatcaTGAGTGTCTTCTTGCCCTTGAATCTAAGTATAACTCTGCTTTTTATCTTATATAAACACAAGTTTGCTATTgttcaacaaaaaaacaaaagtcaaGCAGATATCTGAAGTGTCCACTTCTAAAATCATTTCGGGCTGGTTTTACCAACTTTGGTTAAATCAACAGTTAAAAACAACGTTTACTATGATTATAACAGTTGTTTTTGTTCTTCGACAGTGTCAAAATATGCGTTTTTTCTtctgtgtaaaaaattttgacaaatgtttggcatttcttaATGGAAAACGTCAGACTATTTTTAAtggatttaaagcaattttaagccttgttgagtctaattagaagaataaatgttgtattcaactcgttttcctgtaaatcggttcatttatttcagcTCGTGCATGggaaaccactcgttttcactcgtggtttaataatccactcgtgaaataaaacgtccgatctacactcaaactcgttaaaaaatagtctattaaaaacaaaattcataaGACCCGTCTTAAAGTACGAATTCAGTTTGAAAAACATTAACTGCTTTGTACACTTTCTAAGAACAGTAATatgttagttttattattaacataatATGGAAAAAAAGTTAGTTCTGTTTGAGATGTTTACCATCAGGTAACAATATATGTATATTGTTATTTTGCAAACATCTTGCTATTACTGTACTGATACATATTTGTATAATGATAAAAGTTTCACAATcccttttttctttttcgcaTTAAAGATAAACTtatatcaaataaaaatgcaacttACTAAACTGCTCAAGTCActggttaattttatttgagaCAAACAGGATATTTAGCATTGAAAATGCGTAATTCATGAATCCGTATTTTAACCTTTGACTACATAAAATCTATACCAAAATGCGACAACAAAAATGATTACCAGTTCCAAAAATTATCGTTCAATAAATGACAATACTTTTATTGTCTGCATTAACCAAAATCAAtataataaatcataaaaattacaaacgtCCTAGATTAGGATTaactgtaaaataaataatgttgtAAACTATCCTCATGATCAAAGTTAAAGTTTCCATCGCCATGCACCCCACACATGCGAAAAATCTCCTTTTCCGACTTTGCGTTTTCGGCACTTTAATCAGgtaaatgaaaaaaagatCTGCCCTTGTGTAAATCCCAGTAACAGTCTAGCTAAAACTCAATGGACCTTCcctgataatttcaaatttggcgtCGCCACGTCCGCGTACCAGATCGAAGGTGGTTGGGATGCCGATGGCAAAGGTGTGAGCACATGGGACAGACTCACCCATAATACACCCGGAATGATACAAGATGGATCCAACGGAGATATCGCGTGCGACTCTTACCATAAATGGGAGCGAGATGTGGAAATGGTGAAGGAGACGGGAGTGGACTATTACCGGTTTTCGCTATCTTGGACGAGAATTTTCCCTCAGGGATACATCAATCTGGTTAACCAGCCCGGAGTCGATTATTACAATAAtctgattaataaattaatcgaGAATGGGATCGAGCCGGTCATTACTTTGTACCACTGGGACTTGCCGCAAATGTTTAGCCCTTTGGGATCATGGGCGAGTCCTGTGATGGTCGACCTGTTCGGGAATTATGCCAGAAAAGCCTTCCAACTCTTTGGAGACCGGGTCAAGACTTGGATCACCTTCAACGAACCGAAAATTGTCTGCCAGGACTTTCACGACTTTTTGGGAAATGTCACAAGCCCATATCCCAAAGGGATCATCGAGTACTTGTGCACCCATAACTTGCTCAAAGCCCATGCCGAAGCGTACCATATTTACGACAAAGAGTTTCGACCAACCCAGAAGGGAAGAATCTCCATAACTCTCAATTTTGAATGGGCCGAGCCTGCCTCTGACAATATTGAAGATATCGAAGCAGCAGAGCAGAGACGACAATTTGAAGTAAACGTAATTTCTAGTTTCAGTatcgtaatttttgaaaattgcagTTTGGTCTTTATGCCAACccaattataaattttgattatccCAAAATTGTTAAGGATCGAATTGCTGAACGAAGTAGGAAGGAAGGTTATCCCAAATCGCGACTGCCCGAATTTACTTTGGCCGAAAAACTCAAACTTAGAGGAACTTATGATTACTTGGGATTGAATCATTATAGTACTTGGTACGTCAAAGCAGTCGAAGATCAACCCATAGGCACTCCCAGTTATCCAGCTGATATGGGTACGGAGCGGTACCAAGACCCAACTTGGGAAGGATCTGGCGCTGACTGGAATAAAGTTGTCCCATGGGGTTTGCGGCACATTTTACAGTGGATTAAAAAAACCTACAGGAACCCTATTGTTTTAATTACGGAATGCGGATATCCTGACAGAACTGGTACCGTAGAGGATGAGCCAAGAATAGACTTTTTCAGAGTAAGTCTGAGTGTGTTTAGTGCGTTTGTGAGAGAAAAGTTTTAGAAATATCTAAATGCCACTCTTGAGGCAATTTACGAAGACGGTGCTAATGTTCAAGCATTCATGGCTTGGAGTTTAATGGATAATTTCGAATGGCAACAAGGCTATCAGtaagaaaacaaaacaaagtcAAGGTGTCTTAATTGCCTTTATTattgcagaattaaattcggaTTATACAGTGTGGATTTTAACGATCCTGACCGACCAAGGACGGCTAAAAAATCCGTAGCTTATCTGCGAAAAGTGGTAGAGACAAGGTCAATCGCCTAAATAATTCGCCCAAGTGACACTGTActgcaatttttcaaataaactaccgcaatttatttgttgtttcatTTCCCACAATtgataaacacaaaaaatgataACAAGTCATTGACGTTCAGTTTGCAAAGTGCCACAAGTAGTGACAAATTTTTGTGACCTTTCCgggtacaaaaatttttgagataatcTCGCAGCGTATCTCACGAGGAAACGATTAGTCTGTAAAATTAGTATTAATCAGCAATTAAAAGCGAGACGCCACTGATGTTGTCAAAAAtcttaataatactaattctACCATTGGCAAGGTAACAAGTTCCCGACTACCATAAACCCATAATAGATAAACCCAGCTATAGGTTATCAACAGCCAAATGGAAATTCCCCGACGATTTTAAATTCGGAGTTGCGACTTCGGCCTACCAGACAGAAGGTGGCTGGAATGCCGACGGCAGAGGTACCAGCATATGGGACGTGGCCGCCCATAATCGCTCGTTTCTGATCCGCGACCGCAGTAACGGCGACATAGCCTGTGATTCGTATAATAAATGGGAGGAGGACGTCCTCATGGTCAAAAATCTGGGAGTGCACTATTACCGATTCTCCTTGTCCTGGACGAGAATCCTGCCTGATGGGTACTCCTCCAAAGTTAACCCAGAGGGAGTGAAATATTACAACAAAATCATCGATAAACTAATCGAAAATCAGATAGAGCCGGTCGTCACTTTGTACCACTGGGACTTGCCACAAGCTTTCAGTGCTTTGGGTGGATGGACTAATCCTATTGTGATCCCACACTTTGCAAACTTTGCCCGAAAAGCCTTCCGTTTATTCGGGGATAGAGTCAAAATCTGGATTACGATAAACGAACCACGACTAATGTGCGATTTTTTCAAAGGATTAGTTGGTGACATAACCCCTGATTATCCTTTAGGAATCTCGGAATATTTGTGTGCCCACAATGTCCTAAAGGCACATGCGGCCGCTTATCATATTTACGATAAAGAATTCAGACCTATCCAGCACGGAAAAATCTCAATCACTTTGGACATGGTGTGGTCAGAACCGGCAAATGCCAGTGACCCTGAAGACGTACGAGCTGCAGAACAAAACGTGCAGTTCGATGTTAGTTAACCAATCATTTGTGGGAATTTTTTACGTCTTGGTTTTAGTTTGGTCTTTACGCTAACCCGATTTTTAACTACGATTACCCAAAAGTTGTTATTGAACGTGTGGCAAATCGAAGTAAAATAGAAAGGATCCCTAAATCAAGACTACCGAAATTCACAATGgcggaaaaattaaaaattagtggGACTTATGATTTTTTAGGAATAAATCATTATATCACAATGTACACTAAAGCGACCAAAGAACCACCGGTGACTAAACCATCGTTCGATGTAGATTCAGGAGGAAAAAGGTTTTTTGATCCCAAGTGGGAAGGTTGTGCTGCTGATTGgattaaagtaaaattaacGAAAGTTGGGTCAAATttgtatttgattttttaggtAGTACCGTGGGGCTACAGAAACAGTTTAAAATGGATTAAAAAGAATTACCGAAACCCGGAAATTATTATAACAGAAAATGGTTATGCTGACGGTGGCGACGTCATTAATGACGATGGGAGAATTAATTACTATCGAGTAAACAATTAacgatttgaaaaattagacaAGTAAGACTTATTTTAGGAATACTTGAATGCCACTCTACAAGCAATTATAGAAGATGGTGTCAATGTCAAGAGTTACATTGCTTGGAGTTTGATGGACAATTATGAGTGGGGTTTTGGTTATACGTAAGTGAGAAGCCAATGTAACTATTTTACTTAGTTTGGAAATTCTAGGCTAAAATTTGGTTTATACCATGTCAATTTTAGTAATCCTAATCGGCCACGAACGCCCAAAAAGTCagtcgaatttttcaaaaaagttgtCCGAACTCGAACTATtccttaattatttattgtatattataataaattattgtcgcATAATTCGTTCGTTAATTAGACGACCTTTCCcagaaaaacaataaaagtatgtcacaataaaaatattatcacgTTATAATAAGCAGATTACCgtaatttgcataaacaagAGAAGTAACTCAGTTGAAGCAAATCCACTAAACCTAATTGACATGTCTGAGAAATTTTTCctcattttagtttttctaaggtaTCTAAAGTTGCATTTGCTCGACGTTAATTCTGACAAGGACTTGCAGTTTTTCCACCGCTATAGAATGGAAATTCCCTGCTGATTTCAAATTCGGAGTCGCCACGGCGGCCTACCAGATCGAAGGTGGCTGGAATGCCGATGGTAAAGGTACCAGCATATGGGACACTCTGGGGCATAACCGCTCCATCCTCGTAAAAGACCGCAGCAACGGTGACATAGCTTGCGATTCATACCACAAATGGGAGGAGGACGTCCAAATGGTCAAAAATCTGGGCGTTGACACTTATCGGTTTTCTGTAGCTTGGACTAGAATTCTACCAGAAGGTTACGCCACAAGGGTGAACCAGCCAGGAGTCGACTATTACAACAAACTGATTAATAAGTTGATCGAAAATGGGATTGAACCGGTCGTTACTTTGTACCATTGGGACTTGCCTCAAGTTTTCAGCCCTTTGGGGGGATGGACCAATCCAGTGGTTGTCCCACATTTTGCGAACTATGCCAGAAAGGCATTTGAATTGTTTGGGGATAGGGTCAAGACGTGGATTACGATAAATGAGCCGAGATTAATTTGCAACGAATACAAAGGGCTAGTTGGAGACATAACAGAGGATTTTCCTTTAGGGGTATCTGAGTATTTGTGTGCCAAGAACGTACTAAAAGCACACGCTGAAGCTTACCACATCTACGATAAAGAATtcagaaaaacacaaaaaggtTGAACTTCCCCTCAAAATTactttgattaaaataaattttcaggcAAAATCTCGATAACTCTAGACATGACGTGGTCAGAACCCGCAACAAATAATCCTGAAGATGTCAAAGCAGCCGAACAAAACCGTCAGTTTgatgttagtttaatttcttgaaaattacCAATTGTCATTAATCAAATTCCAGTTTGGTATTTACACTAACccgatttttaattatgattatCCAAAAATTGTCATTGACCGTGTGGCAAACCGAAGTCAAATGGAAAATTTTCCACAATCGAGACTCCCGCAACTTACCACcgctgaaaaattaaaaattcgtgGTACTTACGACTTCTTGGGCATAAACCATTACATTACCTTGTATTCTAAAGCCGCTAACGAACCACCCTTTTCCAAACCATCGTTCAAAGCTGACGCTGGAGGTGAAAGGTTTCGGGACGAAAATTGGAAAGGTGGCGCGGCAAATTGGATTAAAGTATGCCAACGGTTTTACTgactttttgtaaaataaaattttaaagcttgtCCCTTGGGGTTTACGAAACCTTTTAAAATGGATTAAAGTAAACTACCGTAACCCGGAAATCATAATAACGGAAAATGGCACCGCTGACGATGGTTCAGATTTTTTAGAAGATGATGAAAGAATCGAATATTATCgagtaaacaaatttaaaaaacgagaTAAATCACTAATGATGGCTTCCAGGAATATCTCAATGCGACTCTACAAGCAATTATTCAGGATGGAGTCAATGTTAAAGGCTACATGGCGTGGAGTTTGATGGACAACTACGAGTGGACAAATGGATAcacgtaaaaaaaaacaaaaatcaatttcaCCTAAGGACTATTTTTAGGCTGAGATTTGGCCTCTACCATGTGAACTTCACCGATTCCAACCGCACCCGAACACCGAAAAAATCCgtcaagtttttcaaaagcCTCACAAGTACCAAAACCATACCGTGAGTGATCAGCCGTGACCTTTGAACACATCTAAAATATCTATTTGTAAGGGATTAAGTtgtatttactttaataaaaccGTAAAACCGCTCctcgtaaaatattttttatctccTGCAGTATTTCGTTGGAATTAAATTCGATTACTTCAGATTTGAGTCTGACAAAATGATCCTTAAAGGTTTCACAATTTTGCTTGTATCTCTCCTAATCAGGTATTcacttttaccaaattttgataaaataaatttcaagtattttcCATAGTTTGACCCGAACTGCCCAATGGAAGTTCCCTGAGGACTTTAAGTTCGGAGTTGCAACTTCGGCCTATCAGATCGAGGGTGGATGGAACGAAGATGGGAAAAGTATAAGTGTCTGGGACCGAATCACCCATCAAACTCCGGCTTTTATCGTCGATCAGACTTCCGGGGACGTTGCCTGCGATTCGTACCACCAATGGGAACGCGATGTCGAAATGTTGGAGGAGTTGGGGGTCCACTACTACCGCTTTTCCCTTGCTTGGACTCGCATCCTGTCCGGGGCTTACACCAGCAAGGTAAACCCAGCCGGAGTCAAATATTACAACAATTTGATTAACAAACTCATCGAGAATGGTATTGAACCCGTGGTCACTCTGTACCACTGGGACATGCCCCAGAAAATTAGCACCTTGGGTGGGTTAACAAACGACGCGTGGGTCAAGTTCTACACACATTACGCACGAACGGCCTTTGAGTTGTTCGGAGATCGAGTCAAAATCTGGATCACTTTCAACGAACCGAACATAATCTGCCATTACTTTAATCGTGTTCTGGGCAGTGTTCAGCCAGCTTATCCCAACGGAGTCATCGAATATTTGTGCAGCTACAATCTACTTAAAGCCCACGCTGAGGCTTACCATATCTACGACCGGGAATTTCGACACAAACAAGGCGGAAAAGTCGGTATTACTCTTAATTTTGAATGGGCAGAACCTGCCACTGACAAACCGGAAGATGTTGAAGCGGCTGAAAGAAGACGACAGTTTGATGTTGGTCAGGTTTGACTCAAATTTTCgctaatttcaatttttcagtttggGATTTTTGCTAATCCGATAATTAACTTCGATTATCCAAAAGTTGTGATTGACCGAGTTGCCAAACGAAGCGAGTTGGAAGAGTTTCCGGAGTCaagattacaaaaattcacttttgccgaaaaattaAACGTGAAAGGGACTTATGACTTCCTGGGGTTGAACCATTACACCACTTGGTTGGTTTCAAACGGAGAAGAAGCGCCTTTAGACCAATCAGGTTTTTATATCGATACCAAAGTAAACAGGGTACAAGATGATAGTTGGAATACGACAGGAGCTGACGACAATCgggtaaaaaaaatcaaaaattagaCTTGATTAGCAAAGTCAGCTACAATTTTTAGGTGGTGCCATGGGGTTTGCGCAAAGCCTTAAACTGGATAAAAACAACCTATGGAAACCCTGACATTCTTATCACGGAGTGTGGTTATTCCGATAAAGTCGGTAATTTAGATGACGACCAACGTGTTAATTTTTACAGGGTACAATCATGCAGTAAAATAATTAGGTTTAATTACATGCAATTTCCAGGATTATCTAAATGCAACTCTTCAAGCAATTTTGGAAGATGGAGTGAATGTGAAAGCCTTCATGGCTTGGAGTTTGATGGATAATTTCGAATGGAATCAAGGATATTTGTAAGGAAAACTAggatttttcactttttgcaataaaatttttagagtgaAATTCGGATTGTACCATGTTGACTTCAGCGATGCCAAAAGGCCAAGGACAATGAAGGATTCAGCAAagtattatcaaaaaattattgccaCGAGACGATTAGACCAAGTTGTGTAAACTGTAGCTCTCTTTctgacaataaaatttaaacacagcaaaattttttctgtgtatttttaatactttaaCCCCTCATTTATACACTTTCAATAGTTTCGTATCCTTTACAACAAGATGTTTTCAATATTCTGAATAATGTTTCatcaagataaaaaaaatatttgtcttGACTTGACAACTTGACCACTTGACCTTACTTGATCACTAGTAAGTGATTTTGATGAAATTCGAGAATTATTGCAAATTTCTGGTACTTTATCACGTTTAGCCTGGAagacaaaacaagttttttttcagCATTCACTCGTCTACCAACTTATCTGCAGTTATTATTAGATACATTCTTAGATAATTTGCAGAAATTGACCAATTCGTTATCgttaaaaaaacgaataaaCATCAGTGACTTTGTGTGagaatttgtgaaaatttataaaaacgacgTTTATTATAAACTAATGCAGaaattgaaatagaaataaaagattCACATCAAAACAATTAAGAAAACTAAAGAGATCAACATATAATTTATCCaactattttgtttaaaaaaaaaatagaactgataataaaaatatttaaagaaaaaatagtatattattatacgagttttataaaacgttctattgtggcacgaatcgttttggagcacgaccaAGGAGTGCTCAAATAGTCATGAAACGAGGttaatttaccattttttctactttctatttttgttgtttgcttttgtttagcttaacttatcaaaatctgttcaaattatttcctcttaattttaggatttttcaataaacgacttgacgctgttgacagatcacacactaaattacagtgatgactTAGATGACTGATGACACCCAGCCAAGCACTGCCAATTCAACTCCtaaaagttctctttgtgaaactactttcagtttcacaatgaacaatttgtgaaaacaaagttgaaaaatatttaaaaaaaaaatgagtagaTGATACTATAGGaaataatgatgataatggCTTCTTTAGAGATACACGACATGATTAAAACTACTCAAAAATTCTAGAAAGAGACATTGTTTCTAGTCTTGACCTGAAATTATTAACTCAGCTCTTGTCTTGATTCTTGACAATACCAAGTCAAGAACAAGAACATATCTTAATTTTCACGAAAtactaaaaaccactttaTAGAAGCATCACTAATTTGAAGCAATTTGTTTGGTCCATtagcgttgttaacttttaacaacaaataaaattttaacaaagctttctataaaccggtcctaaatCTGACACGAAATAATTTACCTTCACACTAGTAGTAAGTAAATCAATATGGTAAACAAAATAATCATGGAATTTTTCTATTGCTGTCAAATATAATTTACAATACTTTATCCCTTATCATACTTATACGAGCTACAACTAagattaaaaaagtaaacCCATAATAACGTTTTCTTATTAACCATGAAGCTGTTACTTTCTGCAATTCTGTTGTACACTATCAGGTAATTCATCAATTAAAACTTCCATTTCAATGAATTAACTCGACTCTCAGCCCAACCAAATCCCAATGGTCCTTTCCAGACGACTTCAAATTCGGAGTAGCCACTGCGGCTTACCAAATCGAAGGCGGCTGGAACGCTGATGGTAAAGGAGTTAACGTATGGGACCACCTAACCCACACCAACCCAAATTTTACCATCGATAATTCAAACGGCGACATTGCGTGCGATTCTTACCACAAATGGCAAGAAGACGTCCAAATGCTGAAAAACTTAGGCGTCGACTTTTACCGATTTTCGCTGTCCTGGACACGAATCCTGCCGCAAGGATTCGCCTCCGAGATAAACACGGCTGGCGTCCAATATTACAACAACCTAATTGATGAATTAATAGCAAACGGCATCGAGCCATGTGTTACCCTCTTCCACTGGGACTCTCCGCAGATGTTCAGCTCCTTTGGAGGTTACTACAACCCGGTCTTCGTCGACTTGTTTGCGAATTACGCACGGATTGCGTTTAAATTATTCGGAGACCGTGTCAAAACTTGGATTACTTTCAACGAACCCAAAGTTGTGTGTCAGGATTATAATGAGTTTATGGGACTTGTAAATGAGGTTTATCCTAATGGAGTTATTGAATATTTATGTACTCACGATCTTCTCAAAGCTCACGCTGAAGCTTATCATATTTACGATAATGAATTTCGGGCGCAACAGAACGGCAAAGTCGGAATAACTCTGAATTTTGAATGGTCGGAACCGGCCAGTGTTAAGTCGGAAGATGTCGAAGCTGCTGAACAAAGAAGACAATTCGAGTTTGGATTATTCGCCAGTCCAATAGTTTACGGAAATTATCCCGAAGTTGTTATCAAAAGAGTGGCTCACAGGAGCAAACGAGAAGGTTTCCCCCACTCGCGTCTACCGAAATTTACTTTAACAGAACAGCTCAAATTGAAAGGAACATACGATTTCATCGGCCTTAATCATTACAACAGTTGGTTGGTTAAAGCCTCACCAGAACAACCGTTCGGAGAACCGAGTTATGACAAAGATGTGGGGACGGAACGATTTGTTGATCCATCTTGGGAGGACACAGAATGGGACGGGAAggtaaaataagaaaattttgaactaAATTTGAATCACAATTTATTAGATTGCACCTTTTGGGCTTCAAAACAGTCTTAAGTGGATTAAAGCAACGTACAAAAATTCCCTAATTTTGATCACTGAGAACGGATATCCGGACAAAACCGGGACTTTGGAAGACAACAGAAGAATCAATTTCCTCAGACAGTATTTGAACGCTACTCTTCAGGCAATACACCAAGACCAAGTAAATGTGAAAGCTTACACCGTCTGGAGTCTGATGGATAATTTCGAATGGGCCCAAGGATTTACGTGAGagattttttacaactttgagctttatttttggttgTTGATTTTAGGGTCAAGTTTGGTTTGTACAATGTTGATTTTACTACGAATGAAAGAACGAGGACTGCGAAAAAATCGGTAGAATATTATAGAAGTGTTATAAAGGATCGAGTTGTTTAATATTTATCTTGAAAATAAAGAACACAATTGATctagtttattattattaacatattAATAACTGTTGCTATTACAATATTATTGACATTAACAGCTTCATACATTAGGATAATTGCTTATTacgattaattattatttacgacTGAggattgttaaaaaataagtgtattAATAGTGTACTtcattaatttgtaattattaaatacgatgtaaaacaaaaataaattatgcaTTTTAAAGTTTCAATAGAACCTCAATTAAAAAGACACactaactttttaaaatatatctATTAATCATAATTgctaaagaaaataattgacaCTGATACTATTTTACGACATGAggaaatattataattttcagTTACACAAAGTTTTGCATAAACATTTATGCAAAAGACACGCagcaataattataatttatcttTACTATgagttgaataaaaaatgtacgttatgcttgtaaatttaatttaataattgcagctcattaataagttaaaaaatgcttattaattacaattgcttactaaaactaattaatttgttatttgttcATTAACTGCATTCCAAaactaaaatgttaaaaaacaaacatctGGATTTATACATGGATCACATTTGTTCTTCAACAATTTGAAACACCAAAATacatcccatttcagttccttgtagaattttgcaacagcgcatttgaattttttgagtttctgATGGATGTtctttgttcaaaatttgtcgCTGAAATTCtgtttaacatagtttttttttatacaaaaactcatagtttgtgctttatttcgcaaaaattcaaatgcgttgtagcaaaattctactatgaactgaaatagGATATATATCTAGTTTCAAAACGCTGAGCAATGTATTGAGCTAATGGCTATTctgaaagcaaaattttgaaaaatttaactgttgcttctatgtttttttttttctggaaaatAGATGATAATCATTATATTCGTACTTGATATATCAGAATTTACGTCAATGGaaagaatttttgatttaGCAATATCCAAAATTTCCACAGCACGAATTTGATTAATGTACCTACCAACTCTCAaggaatttaaacaaaatactcGTACTctattttgataaattcaaGAGGTGGATAAGATAAAAACTACATGGTTAAAGAAACGTACGTGTAGATATTTGCAACTATATAAACGTATAAACACATCACTGACCTTAAAGTAGTCAGAATGAAACTGAGATTCTTCCTCCttgtcacagttttcttagtaGGGTTGGAgtaagttagaatttttcgCCAGATTCACACTTTGACCAAAAAACTTTAGCAAATCCAACTCCACTTCGAAAAACAAATTCCcggattatttcaaattcggCGCCGCCACAGCGTCGTACCAAGTCGAAGGAGCTTGGAACGAAGACGGCAAAGGCGAAAACATCTGGGACCACATCACTCACACAAACCCCACGTATGTCGAAAACGAAGACAATGGAGACGTCGCTTGCGACTCGTACCACAAATACAAAGAGGACGTCGCGATGCTTAAAGACTTAGGCGTCGACTATTACCGATTTTCCCTTTCTTGGTCCCGAATTCTACCATATGGAGTCGCCGGTTCGCCTGTGAATAAACTGGGAATTGAGTACTACAGAAATTTGACCCAAGAACTGCTCGATAATGGGATCGAACCCATGGTCACACTGTTCCATTGGGACACTCCGGAACCTTTGCAGGAGTTGGGCGGGTGGCCTAACCC is a genomic window containing:
- the LOC660944 gene encoding myrosinase 1-like isoform X2 is translated as MILKGFTILLVSLLISLTRTAQWKFPEDFKFGVATSAYQIEGGWNEDGKSISVWDRITHQTPAFIVDQTSGDVACDSYHQWERDVEMLEELGVHYYRFSLAWTRILSGAYTSKVNPAGVKYYNNLINKLIENGIEPVVTLYHWDMPQKISTLGGLTNDAWVKFYTHYARTAFELFGDRVKIWITFNEPNIICHYFNRVLGSVQPAYPNGVIEYLCSYNLLKAHAEAYHIYDREFRHKQGGKVGITLNFEWAEPATDKPEDVEAAERRRQFDFGIFANPIINFDYPKVVIDRVAKRSELEEFPESRLQKFTFAEKLNVKGTYDFLGLNHYTTWLVSNGEEAPLDQSGFYIDTKVNRVQDDSWNTTGADDNRVVPWGLRKALNWIKTTYGNPDILITECGYSDKVGNLDDDQRVNFYRDYLNATLQAILEDGVNVKAFMAWSLMDNFEWNQGYLVKFGLYHVDFSDAKRPRTMKDSAKYYQKIIATRRLDQVV
- the LOC660944 gene encoding myrosinase 1-like isoform X1; protein product: MILKGFTILLVSLLISIFHSLTRTAQWKFPEDFKFGVATSAYQIEGGWNEDGKSISVWDRITHQTPAFIVDQTSGDVACDSYHQWERDVEMLEELGVHYYRFSLAWTRILSGAYTSKVNPAGVKYYNNLINKLIENGIEPVVTLYHWDMPQKISTLGGLTNDAWVKFYTHYARTAFELFGDRVKIWITFNEPNIICHYFNRVLGSVQPAYPNGVIEYLCSYNLLKAHAEAYHIYDREFRHKQGGKVGITLNFEWAEPATDKPEDVEAAERRRQFDFGIFANPIINFDYPKVVIDRVAKRSELEEFPESRLQKFTFAEKLNVKGTYDFLGLNHYTTWLVSNGEEAPLDQSGFYIDTKVNRVQDDSWNTTGADDNRVVPWGLRKALNWIKTTYGNPDILITECGYSDKVGNLDDDQRVNFYRDYLNATLQAILEDGVNVKAFMAWSLMDNFEWNQGYLVKFGLYHVDFSDAKRPRTMKDSAKYYQKIIATRRLDQVV
- the LOC660891 gene encoding myrosinase 1, encoding MKLLLSAILLYTISPTKSQWSFPDDFKFGVATAAYQIEGGWNADGKGVNVWDHLTHTNPNFTIDNSNGDIACDSYHKWQEDVQMLKNLGVDFYRFSLSWTRILPQGFASEINTAGVQYYNNLIDELIANGIEPCVTLFHWDSPQMFSSFGGYYNPVFVDLFANYARIAFKLFGDRVKTWITFNEPKVVCQDYNEFMGLVNEVYPNGVIEYLCTHDLLKAHAEAYHIYDNEFRAQQNGKVGITLNFEWSEPASVKSEDVEAAEQRRQFEFGLFASPIVYGNYPEVVIKRVAHRSKREGFPHSRLPKFTLTEQLKLKGTYDFIGLNHYNSWLVKASPEQPFGEPSYDKDVGTERFVDPSWEDTEWDGKIAPFGLQNSLKWIKATYKNSLILITENGYPDKTGTLEDNRRINFLRQYLNATLQAIHQDQVNVKAYTVWSLMDNFEWAQGFTVKFGLYNVDFTTNERTRTAKKSVEYYRSVIKDRVV